The region GGTGTATATATTCACAGGCTCGTGTGGTGAAGCATGGTCAGGATTTAGCTTCGCTGCCTTCAATAATCTATGGAGCTTTGTGAAGCTATCCTTCGCGTCAGCTATCATGCTGTGGTAAGACAACAAAATTGAATCGTTGTTTGTTTCTTTacgttttttaaatttattttttattgatatGTGTGGTGAATATTTGAGCGTATCAGATATTTTACTAAAATGCATCCTATTTAAATCCTTTAGACAACGATTGTCATAGGGAGCATACATAAATAAGTACTCAATAGAAATGGGTCTATTAATTatgatatataataataatatatcttATATTATTGTATGAGCATACATAAAATACTAACAGAAACacttatattatttaaaataacgaTTATTGTCAATCGATTTAAAATTTATTTCATTGAATATTTTCAATTGTTAAGTTTTTGAAACTTCTGGATATCATATAATTATGTTTAACCATCTAAATAAAAGATAATGATATCTAAAAAAATCTTTAAATTTGGTTAAAATTTATAATATAGTTCTATTTTTTGttacaaataaataattaaaatagggttcatatatatatatatatatatatatatatatatatatatatatatatatatatatatatatatatatatatatatatatatatatatatatatatatatatatatatatatatatatatatatatagggtattCAAATTCGTTTTGATGATTGTTTTTTACAATAGTTTAAACTTTAGAATAGAAGCTATAGAGGTTTTGTCGAATATGTTAGGTATTATTCGATAAGTCTCTAGATAAAAGTCACCTATACaaaaatttaactttattaaaccGAAAGTTTCTAGACTACAACAAGTCTTTTGAACTTATCAatttttcatgtatttttatttaataaaagtaAAAGTTGATATTTATAAAGTTGAACATAAATCATAATATTAACTTTTGATGAGTTTTAAATGTTTGATGCAGCTTGGAAACATGGTATTTTATGGCATTAGTACTCTTTGCTGGATATTTAAAGAATGCAGAAATTGCAGTTGATGCACTCTCCGTATGGTTAGTATCTTTATAATTTTACATTTTATCATTCATtttacattttattttataagttacTGTACGCTTAAAAGAATTCCCAAAGTAAATAGTACTATATCTTTTTATATTTCCAATAAGTTTTTGAtgcgaaattatttttttacctACTACTGATTAGTAGTTATTAAAACTCAATATATTATTAAAGTCAACTTTCAACAAGTAGCCGGAAATTAAAATTGGAAATGGCACAATTCACTTGACTAGAAGCTCTTCTGATCTTGATAAAGCTACTCTCTTCACATGGTACTTCAtttataattacatatcaaacatCCACTGTTGTTCATTAcataatttttaatttaattcaattctataattatttaaatatcatGACAAGTATTAGAAAAATATTCACAGGCGCCATAAATGCCTGAATTGCGGTTATCAaatataaaaaatttcaaatacttCAGAGCAGCCTCTTGTTGACTAGATCcgatctgtatatatatatatatatatatatatatatatatatatatatatatatatatatatatatatatatatatatatatattgagatgTTAGATTCGTAATGTATGGAATTATCGGAATGGGTTAAAAACATCGGCATCTCTTATTTTGACATCACATGAGAATGCATGCAAAACGGAGGTTACAGTTTTGAATAAGTAAATGGGTAGGAGTAGAAAATTTCGTAAAGGACAACTTATGAAACGACATATTAATTAGCTTTGCTTTTGTGACTTTACTTATTAAATTAGTTTTGTGCTTTCGCGGAGACTTTCGTTAACAGTGTATCAAAAAAAGTAGTCATCATTACATGACTTTAATCATAGCGTGCAAGACGGATCACCATgatatgatatatttattaattgtcTTTTTAGTAAACAGCAgtaattttttatttcattatCCGATCAACTATAAGttatttataaaaaaagaaaaaaaaatccatcGTTAGGTTTTGTTATTTTTATCAATATTAACACTCAATTTGGTAATAATGATGTATTTTCAATAACTATTGCAGCACAAACATTGTTGGATGGGCAATTATGATAGCAATCGGATTCAACATAGCCGTAAGGTGAGTCTTaagttaatatttttattaattactaAAAACAGAtgtattattaaaaaataaaaaaattatggttGCAGTGTGAGGGTATCAAATGAATTAGGGGCAGGGCACCCAAGAGCTGCAAAATTCGCAATTGGGGTGGTGGTAATTTCGTCATTTATATTCGGTTCTTTTCTGGCGATTCTTCTGGTAATTTTCCGGCATCAGTATCCTGCCATTTTTGCTGATAGTCTGGAAGTTCAAGAAGCGGTTTATGCTCTCACTCCATTATTAGCAGCTTGCCTTGTCATTAATAATATTCAACCAGCACTTTCCGGTAAGTTTTATTAATTTCAATCACTCTTATCTTTTTTGTATTTATGTAGTATATTAATTCAAGGAATAACAAAAAACGACTTTAAAACTTTTATTTCAAAGCAAAAAACTCATAATCCAACATGTCATCTactatattttatgttattttatatatttcaagaagttcataTGTAACCAAAAAATATGGTTAATTTAGTAAAAAATATCATCCAATACTGGTCATTTGAATAGTTATCCTTTGATTCAATCATTTTTAATTTTGGGTTGTAATTATTTATACTTAAAATAATTTTACTGTGATACAATTTAGGGGTAGCAATCGGGGCAGGATGGCAAGCAGTAATCGCTTATATAAATATTGCATGCTACTACATATTCGGCGTACCTTTGGGGCTTTCTCTGGGATTTCTAGCCGGATGGGGCATAAAGGTAAAAACATTTTTAGTAATTCTAAATCGTTTTGAtcttttaaaagttcaaataaatatatatatatatatatatatatatatatatatatatatatatatatatatatatatatatatatatatatatatatatatatatatcagtaaaTTAACAATTGATGATGTTACAGGGTATATGGGTAGGAATGATGAGTGGGACTGTGGTACAAACTATGATCTTGTTCTTAATTTCTTACAGAACCAACTGGGACAAAGAGGTAATTTACATGCCATCAATTATTTATTATTAGTAATTTATTGGCTTATCATTTAAACAAGCTTCAACTATTCGAACAAACTTAATTTATTTGTATCGTGTTCCTTTTGTTTTTTTGTAGGCGTCATTGGCTGACAAGAGAATTAAAGAATGGTCAGGTCAAAAGAAGACAGTTGAAGAAAAATGAAAGGCGAGTTTCATGGTTAATGtctgattttgatttttgatgtTGATTTGGGTGCATGTAACCACATGTGAACTAGTTTTTGTAGAATTTAGTCCTAGATTTTTTGAATTAAGTTTTCTAATATATCCCACAGCATTTGGTTTGCTAGGTGATTGTAAGTATGACGGTAAACAAACAAAACGAAATTTCTTTATCTTCATTTatttaagacaaaattgcaaaatcaTGGATATGATCCAACGACTTTCAAAATTATGGATTTGGTTATTGTCAAAGTTAAAATGACTAGTCAAAAATATTCAATGATAAacgatatcatgtggacaatacACGCGAAACCTGATCCAACAACAAAAGATATTCAATTTCATCTTATAACTTCCTAAAAACCATAGTAaaattttttgcattttcaaaagggGAATAACCATTTTTTGTAAAGCATATATCATCAAAATATTGTTTCACAACCATATTATAAAATCAAAGTATCAAAACATAGCATTTCTCAAAGACATGGCAACCACTAGATGATATGTATAGTCAAGCCTTTGTCTTCCCCCAATCTTCTGAAGTAACTGAAACATTTTAATCTACAATTATAAACTAAAGATTAGTGAGATCACCAAAATATctcacacaacaatacacataaaaTGCATACACACATGAGCCCTCAGTACACCTAGACCGCTATCATGAGCCAACAACACGAGGTTAGACCGCTCTCTTGGGCCTACAATATCAACTGGACCgctcgggtatcttggcctacgaCATAGAGCATGaccgtctcaacccaaccacaatatgtTGACATATGCAAACAAACAATAACCAGCAAACACATGTAATCCTAACAAATCTACCCATCTAACATACCACTATAGCATATTAACATCCTACACATATAAGACACATACTGCAGTAcgaagtatagtgagaaactcACCTTGCAGAGAATCAACACGGCTCACACGAAACAGAGACTGGTGCTATGAGCTACATATACAACAATCAAATGCGCATTCTCAATTTATAGCATAAAAGCCCTTTTGGTCCAAATTCAACTGCCAAAGTCAACCTCAGGTgaccaccacgtcgtggccaagCATAAGTCACGTTTGTGGTAGCCTCGTGACAAAACAATCGCAAGACTACATATCGTCACTTTGTGGGGATCAAACCACCATGTCGTGATATATGTTTTGTCCAACTaaatggattaagctcttaatcctttaatccattcatcCATACTTTCCAGGAGGCCTTTCTTACACTCAAATACAATATAAAAATCTTtgatttatagacatgcatgtccaatacatATCTTTTCCAAGTTAGGTCAAAATGAAAGAAATGAACTCAAAACTCATGCATGAGATCAAGGATTCCATAAAACACTAGATCTGGAACATATCACCACAAAGGGACCTCAATGATCCATAAAAAATACCACAAAAGCTCAAAATGACAAAAATCGAGGCTAGGGTTTGATTTAGGTCAAAACCCAAGTCCACTTTGACCCCTTCCAATCTTGTCACTAAACCTTTACCAAGGGCACCACCTTGTTGCATAAGGCCTTCGTCTTCCTATCAATAATCGCCATTGGTTTATCCACGTAGTTTAGACATTCGTCGACATGGATATCATCTAGCAGGATTAATGAGATGATCCACAACCTTCAGATCTTCAAAATCAATCTAAAAGTGCAGAATTTGGCTTAAAAACGCATGAAAAGGGTTTTTCTTTGTTTGGGAATGTCTAGGGTTAAAACTGATCAGAGAGGTCGTATTTATATGCAAGTCAAAAACTTCTGGAGCAAACAAAAAACACGGTCGTGTTTATGACAAACACGATCGCATTTTTGGTTCGCAATCTCCAAATTCCCCAATTAATGAGGTATGTTGCTATAtctaacaaaatatgataaacccGATCGTGTTTTGTCTTTGAAGTCCTGAAACTTGGTTTTCGTCCTGGAAAAGTTGCAAAGGTAAAGCACGATCATATAGGGAAAAACACGATCGAAATTTTCCTAAAACTCGGTTTTCGGACACGAACTCTTGAATTTCAGTAAATCTATCCCAGGTTCCAACTTTCTCAGTTGTTTTAGCTCCATTAAGCTCCAAATATGCATCCAAGTTGCTTCCAAAACACTGCTCCACTCAAAAAATTTGAAAACGATATAAAAACATGAGCAGGACGGGAATTCTGACGAAA is a window of Lactuca sativa cultivar Salinas chromosome 1, Lsat_Salinas_v11, whole genome shotgun sequence DNA encoding:
- the LOC111876269 gene encoding protein DETOXIFICATION 29, coding for MESDADAPLLTSKNVSTNAHFRTGVEDSPPVTGVKEFVRQFGIESKRMWCLAGPAIFTAVCRYSLGAVTQTFAGHVGTLDLAAFSVENSVIAGFSLGIMLGMGSALETLCGQAYGAGQINMMGVYMQRSWIILITAAFLMLSLYIFATPVLLLIGQKEEIAHAAGRMALWMIPQLFAYALNFPMAKFLQAQSRIMVLAYITGTALVLHTFFSWLFMLKLGWGLFGGAMVLNASWWFIVVAQMVYIFTGSCGEAWSGFSFAAFNNLWSFVKLSFASAIMLCLETWYFMALVLFAGYLKNAEIAVDALSVCTNIVGWAIMIAIGFNIAVSVRVSNELGAGHPRAAKFAIGVVVISSFIFGSFLAILLVIFRHQYPAIFADSLEVQEAVYALTPLLAACLVINNIQPALSGVAIGAGWQAVIAYINIACYYIFGVPLGLSLGFLAGWGIKGIWVGMMSGTVVQTMILFLISYRTNWDKEASLADKRIKEWSGQKKTVEEK